CAGAAGCCCTCCGTACTGGCCCCTGGGACCCCCGGGGCCTGGGTGGACGGGTGGCCGTGCACGTCCCCACGACAGGGTGCGCGGCGCctgtggggggagtggggggcggcGTCCGAGGACGTGCTGTGCGGCGGGAGTCCGCCCGTTTCCCAGACCGGGAGGGTGGAGGCTGGCCCAGCACGTGGCCTCGGGTGGCCTGTGCACCTGCCGGGACCCCGGTTCCCTTCTGCCTGTTCCTTCCTCCCGCTTCTTCCTGACGTGGGCAGTTTCCCACGGCCAGGCCTGGTCACCAGGGCCCAGAGCCCAGCTGTGTCCCAGGCCCGGCACGTGGCACCCAGGCCGCCCCGGGCTTCACGCTGTCGCCGTCAGCCTGGTCCGGCTCCGCAGTGAGGCCGCGGTCCTCCCACCCTGATGTGCGGGCCCAGCGCACAGCTTTAGGTCCCTTCTCTGGGCCCACGGGGCTCGTGGCCACACCTCTCCAGCCTCGTCCTGCCTCCCAGGCAGCCCCTGTTTGGCGCCTGCTGTACGCAGGGCCCGCACCCCAACCCGCTTCTGTTGCAGGGGAGTTGAGAGTCTGGGAGGGAAGCCGCCTTCCTGGGCCAAGCCCAGAGCCGTGGCCTTGTTGCCCTGCTGACCCCGGGGGCACGGAAGCCGGGGCACCACCGTTTACTCCCGGGACCGGGACAGACCCCCCTCTGGCCTGTTGGGTCTTGGGGAGGTGGGACTGGGGACACAGCCCGTGGGGCATCCCCCCAGCGGCACCTGCTCCAGGAGCTGGGCTGAAATTGTAGTTCTGTATAAAGGAACTGGGCAACGTTCTCCTGTAGCTTGAGAGGAAATCCAGTAGTCGGCTGAGCACTTGAATTCCTCACTCACGTCAAGGCAGGTTATGGTCTCCACTCAGTCGTCACCAGCGCCCAGCTTCAGCCTGAATCAGCTTTAAGGGGCTCGGGTCCTGATCAGCCTGGGCCTCTGCCTCCGCGAGGCCAGGTCAGTAGTAGGTCCAGGCCTCCGTTGACATTGGTACCGTTGGGCAGGCTGCGTCCCCACAGGTCCGGGCCTTGCCTGCCCACACAGGGGCCGCCACACGCTCTTCAGGAGCTTGGGTGGAGCCCAGGGCCCTGGTGCTGAACCTCGCGGGTGCACGGGACCCCGGCCTGTCCCCTGGGAGCCCAGCACTCTGTGGAGTGGATGCCTCGGGACCGTGAATGGAGAGAACGGAGGCCAAGTGCAGATCCCTGCCATCCCCCCTCGGGGGCAGCACATGCGGGGGCCCCCAGCGGTTCGCCAAATCCTCTGCAGGTCATCTTGGGACAGCGTCTGTCCAGACCTCTGCTTGTCCCCGAGCCTGACGGGGGGACCAGGGTTCCTCCAAACCCCTCTTGGTGTTGCGCACTGATCCAGTGACTGCTGTGTGCAGGCACATGCCTGGCGGTGGGTCAGCCGTTGGGACACGCCGTCCCCGGGGTCAGCTCCGAGTGAGTCTTTTCTCTTCCAGGCAAGGGCAGCGAGCGGAGCGCATACACTGCCTTCGGGAGAGATGCGGGTGTTGGCGGCCTGAGTCAGGTGAGGTCTGGGGCCAGGTCCCCTCTGCTGGGTCCGCTGCTGTGGAGAGTGGAGCAGGGGGCTCCCGTCACATGTCTGccccaccgcctccccccccccccccccccccggggctgtGACTGTAAACAGACACATCACGGACCTCTTCTCCTCTGCAAGAGGTTCCCTGGTTGAGCCGAAAGCCGGTCGGCTGCAGTACAGCCAGACCCCGGGAGGCCGGCAGGCTGGGTGTGGACCGGGCGAGGGGGTGCTGGGGAGGCCGCAGCCCCTGTCCCGTGGCTCCCCGACCTGGGGTAATTAGTCTATAGGGCAACAATGGTTTCGGGGGTCACCGTGCACGGCTGGAGGGTCTGAGAGACACGTGCCACCCCCAGGTCGCGGGCGGGGACGCTGAGGTCGGCCTGCAAcccgccccccacgcccccctGCCTCTCAGGCTGGCCCTGGGTCTCCCACAGCCTCCCAGGGAGCCCCCGGCACAGGTGAAAGCCCCACCACGCTGACCTAGCTGAGAGGCAGGGCGGCAGTGACCAGCCCCCGTGTCCCAGTGTGGCCCCCGGCCTGGGACTCCTCCAGCTCGGTGCGGCCGGGCCTTGTCCCGGTTGGTGCCGCCTGTCCACGTGCCGTGTGCCCTCAGGGTGCAGCTGTTGAGGGCCAGCCGGCTGCTGGGCCCCGTGCGCTGTGGGCGCAGCCACGGTGCCCGCCGTATAGACAGGAGCTGCGGAACCTGAGGCTTGAACCCTGGTCGTTTCTGCCCTTGAGGAAAAGAAGTGTGTTTCAAATTAACACAcgcaatggggcgcctgggtggcgcagtcggttaagcgtccgacttcagccaggtcacgatctcgcggtctgtgagttcgagccccgcgtcaggctctgggctgatggctcggagcctggagcctgtttccaattctgtgtgtctccctctctctctgccccttccccgttcatgctctgtctctctctgtcccaaaaataaataaaaaacgttgaaaaaaaaattaaaaaaaaaaaatcaaattaacacACGCAAAACGAAGCCGggtacctttaaaaaaacaaaaaacccgcAGAGTGAAGCCACCAGGTTTCTCTGACGCCTCAACGCCCGGCGTCCTGGAAGGGCCGCGGTTTGCTGGcggcttttctttctccctcttgggAAAGAGCCTGAGGCTTACGGTCGCTCACGTCTCAGATCAGACAAACGGGACCGGTGTCAGGAGGGGACCGTGCCGAGCAGGGCAGGAAGGGGCTCCGCTGAGGGCCGCCGGCACCCCTCGGGCGGCTCCGAGCAGCGGGGCCAGATGCCGGCCCGGCGCCCCACGATGACCTCTCCCTCTCGTTCCCCCCAGGCTGGCTTCCTGCCCAGCGAGCTGGCCCTCAGCAGCCCAGGGCCACTGTCCCCTTCGGGCACCAAGGGCGGCTCCCAGTATTACTCCTACGCCGGCCACCCTCGGCGGAGAGCCGCGGAGAGCGGACTGGGTGAGTGGGGACCCCGCCGCCCCCGCTGCTGGCAGGGCCTGGCTGGAGGGACGGGTGGTAGTGGGGAAGGAGCGGGTGcgttcgggccccgcgttgggaGCGTCTGCCCGGGCGTGCCTCGTGCAGGGTCTCCTCCTGGTCCTTCGGCGCTCGGCTCTGGGCCGGCAGCCCCGTGACCCGCCCGGTGCGGGTTTTCCCTACCGCCACATCGTGGCCTTGTCACGCTTGGGGACACCGGCCCGCACCGCGGCACCGTGCTTGGGGACGCTTTAAATGGCGGCAGGACCCACGAGACCCAAAGATGCAAGACTCCGGGCACTCGGTCGGCCATGAGGAGGACCCCGGTTTCCAGAAGCAGGGCACGGCCCGGTTCCTCCTCGGCTGGGCCACGTGTGTTGGTGGCTCACGCTGTCCCTGTGGTTTGCGTGCCCGAGTGGCCGCATGAGCCCTGCACGTAGAGATTTTGGGTCCCTGAGTTGGGCAGTAGGCGAGTTTGCAAGGGCGGCAGCCCGGACGGTGGCAGGGAGGGACGGAGCAGAGACCTGGGCACGTGGGGGGGGCAGGAGGCGCCCTGAGGACCCCCGATTCCCCTTGCTTCTGACAGACACACAGCCCAAGAAGGTCCGGAAGGTGCCGCCAGGTCTCCCGTCTTCGGTGAGTCGCGGGGTCCCACGTGCCACGTTCCCGGGCTCGGGGTCGTGCCTCTGGGGGTCCACCGCATgtcagtggtggggggggggcggtggcgggCGGCCCCCAGGCTGGAGGTCGTAGCTATGACAGCTGGTATGCAGGAATCCAGGACATTGTTTCTCGGGTCTAGCTTGGATTGCTCCTGTAAGAGCCACGTGGCGCTTGTGGGCAGGGCACCTTGGGTTGAGTGTGATGGGGTCTTGGGGGCACCCTGGGGGCCCAGTTCAGAGAGTCCCCGCCCTGCCGCCTGGCGATTGACAGGGGGCCACGCTCTGGCAACGGACTCCCTGGAAGAAATGGCAATCTGCTGGGGTGTCTGGCTCCTGCACCGGCCTCCGGGAGCCCCTGGGCCCCCTAGGCTGGGCACAGCCCCCGTAGGCCGACGCAGGTTGCACCAGACCCCGGGATCAGGATCACAGGGTTGGCGCTCTGGTCTGCAGCTGGGAGGTGTGGGTCAGGCTCCTTTGAGACCTCAACCCCCGCTTTCCCCATCTGAGCCCCCGCCCTGGTTTCCTGGGACATCAGAGCCGAGAGCCCCCTGAGCCTGACTCggcccggcccgccccaccgGCACTGACCCCACTTCCGCTCCAGGGCCAGGGTGGGCGTTCCCAGCCGACCCGGGGCTTTCCTGCCAGCCTGGCCTCTGCCTCAGGCAGTGTCCCTCCGACGTCAGCACGACCCTAGGGCTTCTTTGCCTTCTTGGCGCTCGGGAACCAAGGGCCGGGTGTTAGTCCAGGGCCCCGCCTCCGAGGCCCCCACGTCTTCTGTGATCAGGGCTGTGGCCTTGGGGGGCTCCGGTGCAGGGggctgaggaagaaggaagggctgGGGGCATCGCAGCCAGACTCTGCTCTGATGGACCGGGAGCATCTGCCGGacggaggaggaggtggggggggggggggagcgttcTCGGCAGGGGGTCCCGTCTTCAGAGACCTCGGGtgccagagcctggaacttggggtgggggtgggggggaaggaacTAGGGGAGTAAGGGCGCCACCAGAGCCTCCAGTGCTGGGGAAGGTCAGCTGCACAGAGGGGTGGGgtgtcctcctccccccaccccgaccccccccACCTGACTGCACCCGCCCGCCCACAGGTGTACCCATCCAGCTCAGGTGACGACTACAGCAGGGACACCGCCGCCTACCCACCCGCCAAGACCCCCGGCGGCACCTACCCTACCCCCTTCTACACGGCAGGTATGTGGGGGCTCACCTGAGGGGGCCGGggctgggcccccccccccccccccccccgcctcaccgtctgcccccccccccttcagatGGCAGCCTGCAGCCTTCGGCCGAGCTCTGGAATCCTCCGGGCCAGGCGGGCTTCGGGCCCGTGCTGGGCGGGGGCTTCGGCGGCCTGCAGCCACACGAGCGCATGGTGAGTACGGTCTGggtggtggggggctgggggggaggggcgccccgCCTGACCCCGCCTGACCCCGCCTGACCCGCCCCCAGGGCTACCAGCTGCACGGAGCGGAGGTGAACGGACGGCTGCCAGCGGTGCCCACCTTCTCCTTGGCCCCCGCAGCCGCCTACGGCAGCGCCCCCAGCCACACGCCCCCCGTCAGCGGGGCCGACGGCCTCCTGGGTACGGCCTCGTCCTGCCGCCTCCCTCTCCCAGTCCCGCCCTCCGTGTCCCGCAACGCCCTCCGTGTCTGGCAACGGCTTCTGGAAGGGCGGGTCCCGCTTTGCTTTGCGTCAGAGTCTCCGTGGAGGCGGGTGGCGGGACGCCAGGCCAGAACCCAGACCCAGGCCGGGCTGCCCCGTGCCGGGCGAGGGCGCCTATGTCGGGCACGGAAGGACCAAGCGCACGGGGGCTCCCCGTCAGCCGGGCGTGGGGCCAGCTGGGTGCCGGGGCCGCCGCGTCCCTGACTTAGGGCTTCGCCTCTCCACCCCCAGGCTCCCGCGGGACGTCGGCCGGCAGCTCTGGGGACGCCCTCGGGAAGGCATTGGCCTCGGTGAGGCGTGGGACGGGGTGGCGGGCGAGGCGGGGCCGGCGAGCCCGGAGCCCGAGCCTGCCCCTGACCACGCGGCGGGTGGCCCCATCTCTCCTCCCTGTCGCAGATCTACTCCCCGGATCACTCGAGCAATAACTTCTCTTCCAGCCCCTCGACCCCCGTGGGCTCCCCTCAGGGCCTGGCAGGTCTGTGTGcggtgctggggaggggaggggggctgcatCCGGTACCCCGGCCCTGGCTGGGCCACCTGCCCCAGAGCGCGTGTTCCCGTGGGCATCCCAGAGAGGCTGTCTCTCTGGGACCGAGAGGTGATCTCTGAGCCAGTCCGCGCTGTGTGAGCCGTGAGGGGCAGATGGGATCTCGCAGGGCCAGGGCACGGGGTCCACCCGCCAGAGTGGCAGGCGGGGACCCCCAGCTGGACTCTGGGTCACGCACGTGTCGGTGTTCGTCCACCTCCTGCACGATAGTTAGGCACCAGTCGCGCGACCTTCTGCTTGACCCTGCCGAGGGGGGGATGGGTCCTCCTGTTCCCAGGAAGACATACCCGGGCATCAGCTCGTTGTGAAGTCTTGGGGAGGCCGGGTGGTTTTGTTAGAAACCCCGCAGGCCCTCACCTGTGCGGCAGGGAGCCCCAGGGTCCCTCGCCTCACCTCGGCCCGTGCAGGGGCCCGGGGTCAACCACTGCCCTGCTCTGGCTTCTGAGACTCCTGCCACGTGTGCCGCCAGGCTGCCTTCCTCGTGGGAGGCGGGGTGTGGGTCTCGGAGACGGTGGGTTCCCGGGAGCCCCGCCTGGCCTCCCCGCCGGAGCTAAATTCCCAACTTGGCTCTTAGACCAGCCTTGCGGGCATCGGTGTCCCCGGGTGGCCGGCCCGGGCGTGACCGTCCCCTTGGCCGCCTCCCCACCCGGTCTCTCCCTCCGGCTCCCATCCGGCTGGTTACGTACCCAGCCACGGGTGCCCCCGTTGACGCACCACCCACCCCTTCCAGGGACGTCTCAGTGGACCCGAACAGGAGCCCCCGGTGCCTTATCGCCCAGCTACGATGGGGGTCGTCACAGCCTGGTGagcctcctgccccagccttccggggggggggggggggggggcatggtcCTCGTGGGTGTGACATTGGTAGGGATACCTGTTCCTGGGATAGAGGGGTCGCCTGTGAGGGCAGCTCAGCGTGTCTTCTGGTGATCGGCTTCTGTGACTTCAAAACCATGTCCCGGGAGGGCCGTTCGGTCTCCCGTGACCAGCGGAATTTATAGGACAGATGCCCCGGTGATGGTGAACTCGTGGGGCGGGAGGAACAAAGCTGGTGGACCGTGGTGGTGGCCTCCCGGCCGGCGGAGTAGGAACCCCTACTCCGTGCAGGGTCCCCGCGTCTGGGCCCTTCACCAGCTCCCCCCGCACCCCCTTCCA
This DNA window, taken from Neofelis nebulosa isolate mNeoNeb1 chromosome 4, mNeoNeb1.pri, whole genome shotgun sequence, encodes the following:
- the TCF3 gene encoding transcription factor E2-alpha isoform X11 — its product is MNQPQRMAPVGTDKELSDLLDFSMMFPLPGANGKGRPTPLAGAQFGGSGLEDRPSSGSWGTGDQNSSSFDPSRAYGEGTHFPEPHDSLSPSTFLGPGLTGKGSERSAYTAFGRDAGVGGLSQAGFLPSELALSSPGPLSPSGTKGGSQYYSYAGHPRRRAAESGLDTQPKKVRKVPPGLPSSVYPSSSGDDYSRDTAAYPPAKTPGGTYPTPFYTADGSLQPSAELWNPPGQAGFGPVLGGGFGGLQPHERMGYQLHGAEVNGRLPAVPTFSLAPAAAYGSAPSHTPPVSGADGLLGSRGTSAGSSGDALGKALASIYSPDHSSNNFSSSPSTPVGSPQGLAGTSQWTRTGAPGALSPSYDGGRHSLNKVEDRLDEAIHVLRSHAVGTAADGHGLLPGHGALASGFPGPVLPLGGRHASLVGGGHSEDTPTGGNLTHSHVALPSQPGPLPDLSRPPDSYSGLGRASAVSGTGEIKREEKEDEEDASVADNSEEEKKELKPPRTRTRAEG